A single Nicotiana tabacum cultivar K326 chromosome 5, ASM71507v2, whole genome shotgun sequence DNA region contains:
- the LOC107800421 gene encoding putative methyltransferase PMT20 has translation MKHKDGKPYQSDKSSWKVPMALTVVVLCGLSFYLGGIFCSEKERYVAEDVSKVVETPSGTATRAVQIKAISFPECSADFQDYTPCTDPKRWHKYGKHRLTFLERHCPPSFERQECLVPPPDGYKSPIRWPKSRDECWYRNVPYDWINKQKSNQHWLKKEGEKFLFPGGGTMFPNGVGSYVDLMQDLIPQMKDGTIRTAIDTGCGVASWGGDLLDRGILTVSLAPRDNHQAQVQFALERGIPAILGIISTQRLPFPSNSFDMAHCSRCLIPWTEFGGVYLLEIHRILRPGGFWVLSGPPVNYQHRWRGWNTTIEEQKSDYDKLQELLTSMCFKLFNKKDDIAVWQKLSDSNCYKKLDNPDNYPSKCDDGTEPDSAWYTPLRPCVVVPNPSAKKLKLDTLAKWPERLHVAPERVSDVRGGSAGAFKHDDDKWKVRAKHYKKLLPAIGTDKIRNVMDMNTLYGGFAAAVIDAPVWVMNVVSSYAPNTLPVVYDRGLIGTIHDWCEAFSTYPRTYDFLHLDGLFSAESHRCEMKYVLLEMDRILRPNGYTIIRESSYFVDAIATMTKGMRWSCRKEETEYGVEKEKVLICQKKLWYSKQSS, from the exons ATGAAGCATAAAGATGGAAAACCATATCAATCAGATAAAAGTTCATGGAAAGTTCCCATGGCATTAACAGTTGTGGTATTGTGTGGGCTTTCTTTTTACCTCGGAGGAATTTTTTGCTCCGAGAAGGAGAGATATGTAGCTGAGGATGTTAGCAAAGTAGTTGAAACTCCCAGTGGAACTGCTACAAGAGCTGTTCAGATCAAAGCGATTTCCTTTCCCGAATGCAGTGCTGACTTTCAGGACTATACTCCATGCACAGATCCAAAG AGATGGCACAAATATGGTAAACATCGGCTAACTTTCTTGGAACGCCATTGCCCTCCTAGTTTTGAAAGGCAGGAATGCTTGGTACCCCCGCCAGATGGCTATAAATCGCCAATCAGATGGCCAAAGAGCAGAGATGAATGTTGGTATAG GAATGTTCCGTATGATTGGATTAACAAACAAAAGTCCAATCAACATTGGCTTAAAAAAGAAGGGGAGAAGTTCCTCTTCCCTGGTGGTGGTACAATGTTTCCCAACGGAGTCGGTAGCTATGTTGATTTGATGCAAGATTTGATTCCGCAGATGAAAGATGGGACAATCCGAACTGCCATTGATACCGGATGTGGG GTGGCAAGCTGGGGAGGTGATTTACTAGATCGTGGAATTTTAACAGTCTCTCTTGCCCCAAGGGACAATCACCAGGCTCAGGTTCAGTTTGCTCTGGAACGTGGAATTCCTGCAATTCTGGGCATCATTTCTACACAGCGTCTTCCTTTCCCTTCAAATTCTTTTGATATGGCTCATTGCTCAAGATGCCTAATTCCATGGACTGAATTCG GTGGAGTTTACCTTCTTGAGATACATCGTATACTCCGACCTGGCGGTTTCTGGGTCCTTTCTGGCCCTCCGGTGAACTATCAACATCGTTGGAGAGGATGGAATACCACCATTGAGGAGCAAAAATCGGATTACGATAAGTTGCAAGAGTTgctaacatcaatgtgcttcaaATTATTCAACAAGAAGGACGACATTGCAGTGTGGCAGAAGTTGTCCGACAGTAACTGCTATAAGAAGCTTGATAATCCCGACAACTATCCATCAAAATGTGATGATGGTACTGAACCTGATTCAGCATGGTACACTCCTCTTCGGCCTTGTGTGGTTGTGCCAAATCCATCTGCTAAGAAACTCAAGTTGGACACTCTCGCCAAGTGGCCGGAAAGGTTGCATGTTGCTCCGGAACGTGTTTCTGATGTTCGTGGAGGTAGTGCTGGTGCCTTCAAACATGACGATGATAAATGGAAGGTTCGGGCGAAGCACTACAAGAAGTTGCTCCCCGCGATTGGGACCGACAAGATCAGAAATGTAATGGACATGAACACCTTGTATGGAGGTTTTGCTGCTGCTGTGATTGATGCTCCGGTGTGGGTCATGAATGTGGTTTCATCTTACGCTCCAAATACACTTCCTGTGGTCTACGATAGGGGTCTTATCGGAACAATTCATGACTG GTGTGAGGCTTTCTCAACATATCCTCGGACATACGATTTCCTTCATCTTGATGGCCTCTTCTCTGCTGAAAGTCATAG ATGTGAGATGAAGTATGTTCTGCTGGAAATGGACCGTATTTTGCGACCCAACGGATACACAATAATCCGAGAATCCAGCTATTTCGTAGATGCTATTGCTACTATGACTAAGGGCATGAGATGGAGCTGTCGTAAGGAGGAAACCGAATACGGCGTAGAGAAGGAGAAGGTATTGATTTGCCAAAAGAAGCTCTGGTATTCAAAGCAAAGTTCATGA